The region AGGTACAATTACTTGCAGAAAGTGGAGTTGACCTCATCCAAGGATTTTATTTTGCCAAACCGATGACTTCCGAGGATTGCCTTCAATTTCTGAAGACAGAACTTGGAATTTCGGATTGACCCGTTCGCTTTCCCACCGTTTTTATCAATTAAGGATTTCACTTGAAACTTTCAGTTGATTGGTTAAACGAATTTACCCCGCTCTCCCAGATTCCGTTCGAAAAGGTTCTGGAAAAAATTAATACATCCATTTGCGAAATTGATGATGTGGAAGAATTTAAAGTCCACCTATCGTCGGTTATCACTGTCAAAATCAAATCACTGGAAAAACATCCCAATGCGGAGAAACTGCAAACAACCATCGCCACAGATGGCTCCAAGGAATACCAAATTGTCACAGCTGCCACCAATGTGAATGTGGGTGACATTGTTCCTTTGGCTCTTCCGGGAACCAAATTAGATGGAAAAGAAATTTTAGATTCGGAACTAAGGGGTGTTCGTTCCCAAGGGATGTATTGTTCCGAAAAAGAATTGGGTCTCGCTTTAGAATCTTCTGGTGTTTTGATTTTCCCTGCGGACACAAGTCTTGGAATCTCCGTTCGCAAACTATATTTATGGGAAGATACCATTCTCACGATTGATAATAAATCCATCACACATAGACCAGACCTTTGGAATCATTTTGGATTTGCACGTGAACTGGCATCCCAACTCCAATTGCCTTTGAATGATTTTCCTTTCCAAGCAGATACAAAATGGGAATCCGGAAATGAAGGACTCACCGTAGAAAAAACAGACAATGCACACGCGTATTATGTTTGTTCTATACAGAATGTAAATATCACTCCATCAAATACCAAAATCAAATCTAGACTCGAAAAATGTGGAATTCGTTCGATCAATAATGTTGTGGATGTTTCCAACTATCTTTTGTTAGAGCTAGGGCAACCCACACATTTTTTTGACCGCGAAAGATTAAAGTCCACATCCTTTTCTGTTGTAAAATCAAAAGAAGGTGACTCCTTCCCTTTGTTAGATGATACAACTCCAAAACTTCAAAAAGATCTTCTTCTCATTCAGAATGGAAAAGATCCCGTTGCCCTCGCGGGTGTGATGGGAGGAAAGGATTCTGCGGTGATCGATTCTACCAAAAACATAGTGATGGAATCGGCAGTTTTCAAAAGAGAAGATGTTCGTTATACAATCCGTAAAACCAATATCCGTACAGAATCTGCGGTTCGTTATGAAAAAGGTTTAGATAGTTATACTTGTTTACCTGTGATGAAACGGGCAGTGCAACTATTGAAGGAGAATGGAAATCCAAACATCAAAGTTTATGAACCTCAAGGTTTCAACCAAACAGAATCAAAATCGGTTACCATTCAAACGAATCTAACTTTCTTACGTAATAAATTAGGTAAAAACATTTCACAAAGTGAAGTCACGGAAATCCTAAACAGACTTGGATTCAAAGTCACAAACAAGGAAGAAGAATTAACGGTTCTTGTTCCTAAATACAGACAAAACTATGATGTTACAATCCCCGAAGATCTTGTGGAAGAAATTGGAAGAACCATTGGTTATGCTTCGATCAAAACTGAAGCCCTTTCTATGGCAGTGGAAACACCAATTCGAAATCCATTACGTGAATTGGAAAGAAGGGTCAAAAACTTCCTCGCTTTAGAAATGGGATTCAACGAAGTTTATAATTATTCTTTTGCCTCCCCTACTGATTCTAAATTCGAATCAAAAGAAGAAAGTTCGTCCTTAAAAATTGCCAATGAAATGCCAGACGAACATTCGTTACTACGAAACAGTTTATTCCCAGGACTTATCAAACAAGCCAAACTCAACCAAGACCGATTTGAGTCTGTTAATTTGTTTGAACTAGGTAGAACCTATCATAAAGAAGGAAAAGGAACGGAACTTGCGGAAGAAAGACGTTGGATGTCCATCCTTTCTCTTTCCAAAAACAAACCAAATGACTTAACAGGTGTTGAATTAGAGTTCTTACAAGTTAGAGAAACCATTTCTGAACTTTTCCAGTATTTAAACCTACCGAAGTTCGAATGGGCCAAAACAAATCGAAACTATTTCCACCCTAGTGCTGGACTTGTTTTGACTTACGATGGAGTTGAGATTGCCGAACTAGGCATCCTTCACACGCGTTATGCGGATGAATATGATTTAAAACGCAGAGCCATTCTTTCTAAAATCAATATGGAAAAGTTAGTGGAAGTTTGGGAAAAGTATGGAAGGAACTCACATTTTGTTCCACCTTCTAATTTCCCGCAAGGCCAATTGGATCTTTCTTTACTCATGAACGAAAAAGACGCAACTGAATCTTTTGCAAACCTCGTGAAAGAGATGAAAATTCCAGAACTAGAATCTGTTTTTGTCCAAACCATCTTCCAAGGGGAAACAGTGGGTGAAGGAAAAAAATCTGTCACCTATCGGTTTAGACTTATGTCCTATGACAAAACATTTACACAAGATAGGTTCAAAGAACTTTCTGATTCCCTTGTAGAAACAGCAAAGAAGAACGGATATAGTTTAAGATAAATTTGTTTTGACAAATCCCGATTTTTATCGGGAAATCATCCGAGTTTATGAGGGCACTCCTAACAGTCATTTTGTCGGGTTTGGTCTTATCCTGTTCCCGACTGGAAATACAAAAGTCTATCACTGATGATAGTTTTGTTCCGCAAAAAATCGATTATGCGATCTCTTCGGCCATTGATGTAGATTTTCAAAAACTCCGATGGACACCAATCTTTAAAAACAATTTAAGTTTAGGTTTCCAATCGGATCATGTTTACCTTCGGATCAAAGCAACCAACCAAACTTCTGCAAACAAACTGATCCTTGATTTAGGAAATCCACATTTAGATTTTGTTCGTCTCTATGAAGAGGGAAATCCAGAACCCATTAAAGAAGGTGGAGATTTTATTGCCCATTCACACTGGGACGCTTTTTCTAAATCCATTGCTTTTGAATTGGATTGGAAAGAAAATGAAACAAAAACATTAATCCTAGAAACAAAATCTTCATCAAATATAAGTTATTTGATTCGATTTTATTCCAAAGAAACTTTTTATTTAAAAGAAAATTTAGAAAACACCATTCTGGGATTTTTTTACGGAACCATATTCATTATGGTAATTTATAATTTATTCATTTATTTTATCTTAAAAGAGAAAGCATACATTTCCTATTCCATATCCATTTTTTTTAATTTGGCCTTACAAATGTATTTAAATGGAATTCTCAATCAGATAGTCACATTAGACCATCCAGAAATTCACAATCGAATTGGTAGTATCATTGTTACTTGTTCCGCATTATCAGGTTGGACTTTTGCCCAACAAACTCTCAATCTACGAGAACTAAATCCTTGGTCTCATAGACTCATCCAATCTTTAAAAATCATTGTTCTATTTTATATTTTAATTCCGTATTCCTATCTATCCATTCCCATTGCCGTTCGTTTAGGAAATCTAATTGCACAAATTTTTGTTGTTTCTGTCCTTGTGGTCGCCTTAGTCAATTATAGTACGGGAAATAAACAAGCCAGGTTATTTCTTTTTGGTTGGATTACCTTACTTTTTGGAATTTTAATGTATACTTTGATGCAAAATGGTATTTTGCCTGTGAATCTATTTACGATTTATGCAAATCAAATTGGCTCCACTTTAGAAGCTGGCATTTTATCACTTGCTCTTGCCAACAAAATCAACGAACTAAAAGAAGAAAAAGCAAATACCCAAGCATTAGCACTAGTGACATTGGAAGAAAAAGTTAGAGAACGAACAAAAACTTTGGATGAATCATTAAACTTAATCAAAAAGGATTTGAACGTTGCTAAAAAAATTCAAAAAACTTTGTTTTCTGACATTAAAACAAGCGATCCAAGAATTCATTTCCATTCCTATTACCAATCAATGTCAGAGGTGGGTGGAGATTTTTATGACCTAACACAAGTAAAACCTGACTACTATCGAATTTTTGTAGCAGATGCCACAGGACACGGAATCCAAGCCGCTCTCATCACCATGGCAATCAAAGCAGAATACGAATCACTCAAAATGATTTATGATCATCCTGACGATTTAGTATTTCATATGAACCAAATTTTTATTAACAAATACAGTAATGTTCAAACCATATTTACTTGTTCTGTCTGTGATATTGATTTAAAAAACAAAATGTTATTTTATGCTTCTGCAGGACATCCCGACCAAATCCATCAGAGAATTCATGACATCAAACTCCTTCCAAGGACTGGGAAAATCATTGGACTTATGGATCATACCCAATACCGGGTCATCGAACACCAAATTGAAGAAGGGGATCGTATTTTTCTTTTTACCGATGGAATTTTTGAACAATTTAACGAAGACAAAGAATTGTTTGGTGAAGAACGATTGTATGATATTTTAAAAGAGAACCTAAAGATGAGTTTGGATCATACAATGGCAAAAGTACTCAGCGAACTATCTTCGTTTACAGAAGGAGACGTAAAACAAGACGATATAACATTTATCGGTTGCGAAATTCAAAGTCTAAGTTGATTTTGATATCATGTCCTATTCAGAAATTCCTGTTTTTACCAAACCATTCATCCACCCATCTGCCACTGCTTTTGGTATGATTGAATACGGAACTTCCGTATCTTTATGGCCGGGTGCTGTGGTGCGGGCCGATATGAATACAATCAAACTAGGAAGTTATGTCAATATCCAAGACAATTCCACTTTACACACAGATAGCACAAGTCCCATAAGTATCGGCGAATGGACATTAGTTGGACACAACGTAATGATCCATGGTTGCAAAATTGGAAAAGGGGTTCTTGTTGGGATTGGCTCTATCATTCTTGATAGTGCAGAAATAGGTGATGGTTCCCAAATTGCTGCTGGTTGTATGATTCGCGGTGGGAAAAAAATCCCTCCCCGATCCCTTGTGGTTCCCGACGGATCAGATATCAAAATTTTTCCAGGCAAAGCAAAACCAGAATTAACAGTAGCTGGATGTATCGAATACGCCCATCTTTCTATTCGGTTTGAAAAAAATATCTTTGTTCCCTTTCAAAAAGAAGAAGAAAAGCATTTCGTATCCCAAGCTAAAGAAATCATTTCAAAGTTAGGGATCTAAATGATTAAAATACAAATTTCTATTGTCTAAAACATATCTCTCTTATGAAAAAAATTATAGATAAATTACAAATCCTAGGAATTTTTTCGATCACACAAACTGTCTTTCAAATTGGAACTGTTATGATTATGGCAGTCTCTGCACTGGCAGGCCAAAACATAGCACCTGCTCCAGAATCTGCTTCTTTACCTATATCCTTCGTGATTTTAGGAACTCTGCTGGGTTTAATTCCTGCATCCAGGATCATGAAATGGAAAGGAAGTAAATTTGGATTACTTACAGGGACAGTCATTGGAATTTTAGGTGCGGCTCTTATATCCTATGCTATGTATGAGAAAAATTTCATTCTTTTCTCCGTTGCACATTTGTTATATGGGTTCCACCAAGCATTTATCCAATATTTAAGATTTGTTGCCATGGAATCTGTTCCAACTCATGATAGAGCAAGTGCATTGTCTTGGATTTTAATTGCAGGAATTCCAGCGGCATTTCTTGGCCCACTTGCCGGCCTCTATGGAAAGGAACTTTTCCCAAACTCATTATATTTGGGATGTTATTTAATTTTAATTTTTAACTTATGTTTGCAGTTTTTCTTTATCCTATTTTTACCCACACCCAACAAAGAAATAACAAATACAAATCTAACGAATAATGATTTATCTCCAAGAACATCGGTTAGACCATTCTCTTATCATATTCAAAATTTTGGACTATGGGTTTCTATTTTAGCAACTGCCTTTAGTTTTGGAATCATGGCGATGCTTATGTCTGCTTTACCTGTTGCAATGAAATCACATGGCCATGAAATGCATGCGTCCACTTTGGTATTACAATGGCATATTTTAGGGATGTACATTCCTTCTTTTTTCTCAGGCCAATTGGTGCGAAAAATGACAGCACCGTATTTGATTCTTTTGGGAATTTTTGTGATGGCTCTGGAAAGTTTTGCGGCACTCCAAGGGACTGAATTTTTACCTTTTGCAACAGCGCTCATTTTACTTGGTATTGGTTGGAATTTTATGTATGTAGGTGGAACAAACCTACTTGTCGAACAATACCATCCATCGGAAAAAAACTCCATCCAAGCGGTAAATGATACAATCGTTTATTCTTTTGCGATCCTTTCCACTTATAGCGCGGGTTATTTGGAAAACAAAATCGGTTGGCTTTCTCTCAATTTAGTAAGTATTCCTTTTTTGGTGATAATGGCGGGGTTGGTCATTTTCTTTATTCAGAAGAATGGAAAAAAACCAAAAATTTTATGACTAGTAATTGGCTAAAAATATCAAAATCAAAAAATTTCAAAATTTAATTTAATTTTACAGCAGGAGAAAATATGGAAAATCAACTATTATCATTAGAAACCATTATAGGTATTCAAGTAAAGGATGATGAACTTTATACGAAATATAGAACTGAAATGAAATATTTGTTAGATAAGTATGAAGGTGGTTTTCGGTATGATTTCAAAATCCAAGAAACATTAAAATCGGAAACAGAATCTTCTATCAATCGACTATTTTTAATTTATTTCAAAAATAAAGAAAGGAAACTCAGTTTTTTTGCAGATCCCGAATATAAAAAAATAAGGGAAAAATATTTTGTCCCATCGGTTGAAAGTACAACTCAAATCGCTGAATATGAAAGGTATTTTTAAATTTATTTTCTTCCAACTTTGATTCTGGCTGCAAATTCTTTTGCCATTTCAATTCGGAGTTTTCCCTCTGCATATCTACGTTTTTCCAGTTCCGATTCCAATCGTAAGGGAGGAACGGGACAAGGTTTTTTGTTTGAGTCCAAAGCAACAAACGAGAGATAGGCGGTTGTAGCTCGGACCATTTCGCCTGTATATGGGTTTTCGCGGTTTACCTGTACGCCTACTTCCATCGAAGTAGTTCCCACATAATTTACCATAGCTTTCAAATTCACATGATCACCGATCTGGATTGGTGTGATGAAATTAATACGATCGATACTAGCCGTCACCGCTTCGTGACCGGAATGTCTTTGCGCCGACATCGCCGCAATCGAATCAATCCAACTCATGATAGCCCCACCGAATGCTGTTCCATAATGGTTCGCATCGTTAGGAAGTACAAGGTGTCTAGTTTCTACAGCGGAATCTTGGGGAGACTTGGCAGGTAAATCATTAGTATTCGTCACAATGAGGATAACTTAGTCTTGACCAATCACTAAGGAAAGGCTTTTTTAAGGTTTTCTCGGACAAGTTCAAATCGTCTAATGAAAACCAAATGGTAACAGATAAACATAACTATGTCTATTGGACGAAATTCAGGAAGGACACAAGTCCTCTGCTTCGCCGCTTTTTATTAGTTACGTCTGCTTTGTTTATTGTTGCAGCAGTTTTACACATCATTCCATTTTTTACAAACCAAGGAGAGATTGATTACATTTTTCTTTTTGTCGATTTAGGAATTTCCGGAATTTTATACCTAGAATATTTATTAAAAAACAAAGTTCCACTCGTCGTTCGAGTTTTTAGTTTGATTGGTACCACTATTTTTATATCCGTTTTGTCATTTGTTCGCAGCGGATTACTCGGAACCGGAGAAATTTCCTTAGCCTTTATCATCATTTCATTTTTTGTTTTCCTTCCACCAATCCTCAGTTTGGTTTCATCACTTTTAATATCTATCCTTCCTGGAATATTTGGTATCATGGTTTATTTCTCATGGTTGCAATTCCCAGAATTTTTAGGAATCCGAAACAATAGCCCAAGGGAATGGTATTTTAAATCTGTTAGTCTTATCATTTTTTCGATCTTAAGTGGATTTTTAATCCAAAGACTTAGAGCAAAATTAATCAAAAACATAGTTTATTTAAAAGAATCAAGAAGCAAAATACTTAAAAACAAAAAACATATAGATAAATTAGCATTTTATGATTCTTTAACTCATTTACCAAATAGATATTTGTTCGAAAATTTAATTAACAATAGAATTGAGTTTAGCAAACCAGAAACATTCCTCCTACTGATCAATATAAAAGGTCTTAGAGTCATTAATGCATTACATGGAATTAGTTTCGGTGATCAAATACTGACACTCATAGGAAGTGTTTTAAAACAATTCACTGAAGAACGACCGGATACCTTGGTTGCCAGTTTGGGCGGTGATGAATTTATCCTTTGGATTCAAAATTCAACGAAAACAAAAATTGAGGAAGCAATCGTAAAGTTTGATCTTAATAACAACCAAATACTCACACCTGAAAGATTGGGACATAGACTACAATACCGCGTTTCCGGAATCCAATTCCCTAAAGATACAAAACATTTAGATGAAATGATTCGTAAACTTTCCATCGCAATGAATGTGGCCAGAGAAGAATCTTTGCCAAAATTAGTTTGGTTCCAACCTGGAATGGAATCAAAAATAGAAAGAGAACAAAAACTTAAAATATATTTAGAAAAAACCATCAATCAAAAAAGTTTCAAAATTGCTTATCAAGAAAAAGTTGATATTAGTTCCGGAAAAACAATTGGACTCGAGGCTCTGGCACGGTGGGATGCCCCCGAGTTTGGCAACGTTCCTCCCGACGAATTCATTCCAATCATCACAAAATCAGAGTTAATTGTTCCATTTGGGAAATGTATCTTTGAAAAAGTAATTTCACACATTCCTAAATTACTAGAAACCTATGGAAAAGAAATCCAGGTTTCTATCAACATATCACCAATTTTCTTTTTATATCCAAATTTTAATGAATATATCATCCATTGTTTAACAGAACAAAAAATAGAACCAAAAAACATAATATTCGAAATCACCGAAGATGTGTTCTTGGACGAAATCGAAACCATCGAACGAATTGTTTCTGAACTTAGATCCAAAGGAATTTCTGTATCCTTAGATGATTTTGGAAAAGGATATTCCTCCCTTCATTATATGCAAAAAATTCAATTTGATGAATTAAAAATTGATAAATCGTTTTTAGATGATATTGCAAATTCTGACAGAAATTTTCTACTTCTAGAATCGATTTGCCATTTGGCCGACTCTTTGGGACTAAAAACAATTGCAGAAGGGATTGAAAATGAAGACCAAATCCTCCGCCTCAAACAAACTTCTTGTCATGTTGTCCAAGGTTATCTATATTCAAGACCAGAAATACTGTTTGATTGATTAGTCCCAAACTCGTTGGTTGATTTTGTTTTTCCCCTCTTTCTTTAGTTGCAGAGAAAAAACGAATCTAAAAATATATCCTCTATGGGACAAGGTCATAATCATTCTAAACACGACCATCACTCGCACAACCATAACCACAATCATTCGTCCTCCTCGTCTAAAAATCTAGCCCTAGCATTTTTACTTAACTTAAGTTTTTCCCTTCTAGAACTAATCGGTGGTCTCTTCTCTAATAGTATCGCTATCATCTCTGATGCCTTTCATGATTTTGGAGATGCTTTATCATTGGCTCTTGTTTGGTATCTGCAAAAAATTTCAACAAAACCAAAAGACAGTTTATTTGATTATGGATACAAAAGGTTCTCCATACTCGGAGCACTCATCATATCCGTTATCCTTTCTGTTGGTTCCATATTTATGATCATCGAATCTATCAAAAGATTCATCACTCCGGAAGAAACAAAAGCAGATGTAATGTTTGCACTTGCCATCATTGGTGTTATTGTCAACGGGATTGCCATGATTCGACTCAACCATGGCAAATCACTCACTGAAAAAGCAGTGTTTCTTCATTTTTTAGAAGATATACTCGGATGGATTGCAGTGCTTATCGGTAGTGTTGTTATGATGTATTTCAAAGTCCCCTGGTTCGATCCATTGTTATCGTTATCGATTGCATTATGGATTTTATGGAATGCATACGGTAACATCAAACAAGTGATGGTTGTAATGTTACAAGCTGTTCCCGAATCAGTGGATCGTAATGACCTCATTGAACATTGGGAAAAAATCAAAGGGATTCAGTCGGTTCACGATATCAAAATTTGGAGTTTGGATGGGAATCACCATGTTGCTTCCCTACATGTACTCATAGACAAAACGGTCAAACTAAACGAATTCCAAAAAATTAAAGAAAAAATTAGAAAGGTTGCATTGGAATTTGAAATCATCCACACAACCATCGAACTAGAAACTGACGGCGAACAGTGTAAACTTCATTCAGACTGAATTCATTGGTTTAAATTTATCTAAAGATTGGATTCGTTTGATCCAATCTAAAATCTTTGGATACAAAGATAAATCAAATCCACCTTCATGAGCAACATGAGTGTAAGCAAACAAAGATATATCCGCAGTAGTCATAAAATCTCCTACTAAAAACTTTGTTTTTGTTAGTTGGGTTTCCATAACTTGTAAGGCCTTATGACCGCCAATTTGTTTTGATTCGTATTCGGCACGTCTTTCTTCAGGAATCCCCAGATAATGGCTGATAAATCTTGCTACTGCAATGTATGGTTCATGACTGTACTGTTCAAAAAACTGCCACTGAAATACTTTTGCTCGTTCAAAATTATCTTTGGGAAGCAGATGACTTCCTTCTGCCAAAAAATTCAAAATGGCATTGGACTCCGACAGAATCCTCCCATCATCCAAAATTAAAACGGGAATTTTTCCATTCGGATTCATCTGTAAAAATGAATCTGTTTTGGTTTCTCCTTTTTTAATGTCGATGTCTTGCCATTCATACGGAATTTCTAAGAAGGAAGTTACAAGTAAAAGTTTATAACTATTTCCTGATTGTCTGTCACCGTAAATTTTCATTTTCTTTCCTATAAAGGTTTGGTAAAAATCTTTCGAACTGACCCACCTCTTCAATGTTATGTTTGATCCAAAAAAAACCGTGTTGTTTGTCAAAAAACAAAAACTCAAAGATTGGCCGTATCAGCTTAAAACTAAATCCCTTCCAT is a window of Leptospira kanakyensis DNA encoding:
- a CDS encoding gamma carbonic anhydrase family protein, coding for MPVFTKPFIHPSATAFGMIEYGTSVSLWPGAVVRADMNTIKLGSYVNIQDNSTLHTDSTSPISIGEWTLVGHNVMIHGCKIGKGVLVGIGSIILDSAEIGDGSQIAAGCMIRGGKKIPPRSLVVPDGSDIKIFPGKAKPELTVAGCIEYAHLSIRFEKNIFVPFQKEEEKHFVSQAKEIISKLGI
- a CDS encoding MFS transporter; protein product: MKKIIDKLQILGIFSITQTVFQIGTVMIMAVSALAGQNIAPAPESASLPISFVILGTLLGLIPASRIMKWKGSKFGLLTGTVIGILGAALISYAMYEKNFILFSVAHLLYGFHQAFIQYLRFVAMESVPTHDRASALSWILIAGIPAAFLGPLAGLYGKELFPNSLYLGCYLILIFNLCLQFFFILFLPTPNKEITNTNLTNNDLSPRTSVRPFSYHIQNFGLWVSILATAFSFGIMAMLMSALPVAMKSHGHEMHASTLVLQWHILGMYIPSFFSGQLVRKMTAPYLILLGIFVMALESFAALQGTEFLPFATALILLGIGWNFMYVGGTNLLVEQYHPSEKNSIQAVNDTIVYSFAILSTYSAGYLENKIGWLSLNLVSIPFLVIMAGLVIFFIQKNGKKPKIL
- the pheT gene encoding phenylalanine--tRNA ligase subunit beta codes for the protein MKLSVDWLNEFTPLSQIPFEKVLEKINTSICEIDDVEEFKVHLSSVITVKIKSLEKHPNAEKLQTTIATDGSKEYQIVTAATNVNVGDIVPLALPGTKLDGKEILDSELRGVRSQGMYCSEKELGLALESSGVLIFPADTSLGISVRKLYLWEDTILTIDNKSITHRPDLWNHFGFARELASQLQLPLNDFPFQADTKWESGNEGLTVEKTDNAHAYYVCSIQNVNITPSNTKIKSRLEKCGIRSINNVVDVSNYLLLELGQPTHFFDRERLKSTSFSVVKSKEGDSFPLLDDTTPKLQKDLLLIQNGKDPVALAGVMGGKDSAVIDSTKNIVMESAVFKREDVRYTIRKTNIRTESAVRYEKGLDSYTCLPVMKRAVQLLKENGNPNIKVYEPQGFNQTESKSVTIQTNLTFLRNKLGKNISQSEVTEILNRLGFKVTNKEEELTVLVPKYRQNYDVTIPEDLVEEIGRTIGYASIKTEALSMAVETPIRNPLRELERRVKNFLALEMGFNEVYNYSFASPTDSKFESKEESSSLKIANEMPDEHSLLRNSLFPGLIKQAKLNQDRFESVNLFELGRTYHKEGKGTELAEERRWMSILSLSKNKPNDLTGVELEFLQVRETISELFQYLNLPKFEWAKTNRNYFHPSAGLVLTYDGVEIAELGILHTRYADEYDLKRRAILSKINMEKLVEVWEKYGRNSHFVPPSNFPQGQLDLSLLMNEKDATESFANLVKEMKIPELESVFVQTIFQGETVGEGKKSVTYRFRLMSYDKTFTQDRFKELSDSLVETAKKNGYSLR
- a CDS encoding acyl-CoA thioesterase → MTNTNDLPAKSPQDSAVETRHLVLPNDANHYGTAFGGAIMSWIDSIAAMSAQRHSGHEAVTASIDRINFITPIQIGDHVNLKAMVNYVGTTSMEVGVQVNRENPYTGEMVRATTAYLSFVALDSNKKPCPVPPLRLESELEKRRYAEGKLRIEMAKEFAARIKVGRK
- a CDS encoding 7TM diverse intracellular signaling domain-containing protein → MRALLTVILSGLVLSCSRLEIQKSITDDSFVPQKIDYAISSAIDVDFQKLRWTPIFKNNLSLGFQSDHVYLRIKATNQTSANKLILDLGNPHLDFVRLYEEGNPEPIKEGGDFIAHSHWDAFSKSIAFELDWKENETKTLILETKSSSNISYLIRFYSKETFYLKENLENTILGFFYGTIFIMVIYNLFIYFILKEKAYISYSISIFFNLALQMYLNGILNQIVTLDHPEIHNRIGSIIVTCSALSGWTFAQQTLNLRELNPWSHRLIQSLKIIVLFYILIPYSYLSIPIAVRLGNLIAQIFVVSVLVVALVNYSTGNKQARLFLFGWITLLFGILMYTLMQNGILPVNLFTIYANQIGSTLEAGILSLALANKINELKEEKANTQALALVTLEEKVRERTKTLDESLNLIKKDLNVAKKIQKTLFSDIKTSDPRIHFHSYYQSMSEVGGDFYDLTQVKPDYYRIFVADATGHGIQAALITMAIKAEYESLKMIYDHPDDLVFHMNQIFINKYSNVQTIFTCSVCDIDLKNKMLFYASAGHPDQIHQRIHDIKLLPRTGKIIGLMDHTQYRVIEHQIEEGDRIFLFTDGIFEQFNEDKELFGEERLYDILKENLKMSLDHTMAKVLSELSSFTEGDVKQDDITFIGCEIQSLS
- a CDS encoding putative bifunctional diguanylate cyclase/phosphodiesterase produces the protein MVTDKHNYVYWTKFRKDTSPLLRRFLLVTSALFIVAAVLHIIPFFTNQGEIDYIFLFVDLGISGILYLEYLLKNKVPLVVRVFSLIGTTIFISVLSFVRSGLLGTGEISLAFIIISFFVFLPPILSLVSSLLISILPGIFGIMVYFSWLQFPEFLGIRNNSPREWYFKSVSLIIFSILSGFLIQRLRAKLIKNIVYLKESRSKILKNKKHIDKLAFYDSLTHLPNRYLFENLINNRIEFSKPETFLLLINIKGLRVINALHGISFGDQILTLIGSVLKQFTEERPDTLVASLGGDEFILWIQNSTKTKIEEAIVKFDLNNNQILTPERLGHRLQYRVSGIQFPKDTKHLDEMIRKLSIAMNVAREESLPKLVWFQPGMESKIEREQKLKIYLEKTINQKSFKIAYQEKVDISSGKTIGLEALARWDAPEFGNVPPDEFIPIITKSELIVPFGKCIFEKVISHIPKLLETYGKEIQVSINISPIFFLYPNFNEYIIHCLTEQKIEPKNIIFEITEDVFLDEIETIERIVSELRSKGISVSLDDFGKGYSSLHYMQKIQFDELKIDKSFLDDIANSDRNFLLLESICHLADSLGLKTIAEGIENEDQILRLKQTSCHVVQGYLYSRPEILFD
- a CDS encoding cation diffusion facilitator family transporter; the encoded protein is MGQGHNHSKHDHHSHNHNHNHSSSSSKNLALAFLLNLSFSLLELIGGLFSNSIAIISDAFHDFGDALSLALVWYLQKISTKPKDSLFDYGYKRFSILGALIISVILSVGSIFMIIESIKRFITPEETKADVMFALAIIGVIVNGIAMIRLNHGKSLTEKAVFLHFLEDILGWIAVLIGSVVMMYFKVPWFDPLLSLSIALWILWNAYGNIKQVMVVMLQAVPESVDRNDLIEHWEKIKGIQSVHDIKIWSLDGNHHVASLHVLIDKTVKLNEFQKIKEKIRKVALEFEIIHTTIELETDGEQCKLHSD
- a CDS encoding DUF1330 domain-containing protein yields the protein MENQLLSLETIIGIQVKDDELYTKYRTEMKYLLDKYEGGFRYDFKIQETLKSETESSINRLFLIYFKNKERKLSFFADPEYKKIREKYFVPSVESTTQIAEYERYF
- a CDS encoding glutathione S-transferase family protein translates to MKIYGDRQSGNSYKLLLVTSFLEIPYEWQDIDIKKGETKTDSFLQMNPNGKIPVLILDDGRILSESNAILNFLAEGSHLLPKDNFERAKVFQWQFFEQYSHEPYIAVARFISHYLGIPEERRAEYESKQIGGHKALQVMETQLTKTKFLVGDFMTTADISLFAYTHVAHEGGFDLSLYPKILDWIKRIQSLDKFKPMNSV